Proteins co-encoded in one Bacillus infantis NRRL B-14911 genomic window:
- a CDS encoding metal ABC transporter permease encodes MISAILQYEFLQNAFLTGIIIGIIAPILGVFIVVRRLSLIADALSHVTLAGIAASLLLEKKLMLSGGLNPMYMGMTFSVAGSLFIEKLRAVYKHYQELAIPIILSGGIGIGVIFISLADGFNTDLFSYLFGSVSAVSRTDLWLILIISAVVAILIVLLYKELFLLSFDEEHAKASGIAAKSVHFIFIVMVALVIAASMRIVGILLVSSLMTLPVAASIRIAKGFKQTILFSVIFGEISVLGGLSVSYYLDLAPGGTIVMIAVLILVLTILIKSLLLKLAAGSEKAGA; translated from the coding sequence CAGAATGCTTTTTTGACCGGCATTATTATCGGCATCATTGCCCCGATTCTGGGTGTATTCATTGTTGTCCGCAGGCTGTCGCTGATAGCCGATGCCCTGAGCCATGTTACACTTGCAGGGATTGCTGCCAGCCTCCTCCTGGAAAAGAAACTTATGCTATCCGGCGGCCTGAACCCGATGTATATGGGAATGACATTTTCAGTTGCAGGCTCACTTTTTATTGAAAAGCTGAGAGCTGTTTATAAGCATTATCAGGAGCTTGCGATACCGATCATTCTTTCAGGAGGCATCGGGATCGGAGTGATCTTCATTTCTCTGGCGGACGGCTTCAATACAGACTTGTTCAGCTACCTGTTTGGAAGTGTAAGTGCCGTCAGCAGGACAGACCTGTGGTTAATTTTAATCATTAGCGCCGTTGTGGCAATTCTTATAGTATTATTATATAAAGAGCTATTTTTGCTTTCCTTTGATGAAGAGCATGCAAAGGCATCCGGGATTGCCGCAAAAAGTGTCCATTTCATTTTTATCGTAATGGTTGCCCTGGTCATTGCGGCCTCCATGAGAATTGTCGGGATTTTGCTTGTTTCGTCCCTGATGACACTCCCGGTAGCTGCCAGCATCCGTATTGCGAAAGGATTTAAGCAAACCATTCTTTTCTCGGTGATTTTTGGTGAAATCTCTGTCCTTGGGGGACTGTCGGTTTCATATTACCTGGATCTCGCTCCAGGAGGGACGATTGTAATGATTGCCGTCCTAATTCTTGTGTTGACCATTTTAATAAAATCCCTGCTCCTGAAACTTGCAGCCGGTTCTGAAAAAGCCGGGGCATAG